The Macrobrachium rosenbergii isolate ZJJX-2024 chromosome 29, ASM4041242v1, whole genome shotgun sequence genome contains the following window.
tggAGAGTAAAACTGGAGGTGTAACCTTCACTTACTCGATAGATAATTGTTGGATATGTGAAGGGTTAAAGCCATGCTTGGAAATCGTGTTATCAAGTTTATTACATTAGGATGGCCATGCTTCGTTATGTCCAATTGTTGCAGGTCCCGATTTAGTTTAGGCTATATTCACTTCCACGTGTTTTAATCATTTTAGATTTACATATGTAAGAGTTTCATAATTTCCTGGGTTGGGTGATCAAGTTTATGACGAGCGGGATGGCTATTCCGAACCAGTTAATCTTTGCATTTTCACGTGTTATGGATTTCCTGTGGCAAATGAATGGGTGGGTTATCACTCAACCCAGGAAATTATGCAATTCCCgcatatataaatctaaaattatttaaaaaagcgTGTAAGTTCATAAAATATGAATCTGcaaaaattgcaaataataagAACTTTAGCCAACCTGGTGTTTTCACTTGATAACAGGATTTCCAGTTATGGTTTTAATCCTAGATGCATTTATTGAATAATCAATTGTCTATCGAGTAAGTGGAGGTGTGAAACACCTCCTGTTTTACTCTccaaattttcaaagaattctcttatagttgcaGATGTCAGATCATAATTCAAGGTATCAGTGATTTTTGGATGAATCatagaaaagaaagtaagaatggaatatttctgaaattttcatgttgattataatttttttcacgaaaagtttatttatttttacttttacaattaaatgttaaagtaaaaatttCGTAATATTTAAATGGGTCACGGGTTTATTCAGCAAATGAATGTCAGTTTGTCCCATCAAGCGAGAGAACGTAAAGAAACGCTTTCGATTCTGAATGCTCGAAGGCTAGGTGATCAAGGcttttacttataatttataaatttaattactACAAGTTtcaaaagttaagaaaattaataaataattgtgCTTTTGACTGTGTTAATCGGGAGGCCTTTATTTCCAAGCTTACAAAGAGAGGGGTTGGctaattttctaatcattattgaattttaactGTTAGATTGCCTACAGGAATGTAATTTTCGGTGTTCTGCAAGGTGGTAATCTTggctcattattatattgttatgtaTCACATGCGGTTTAGCCGTGAAAACATGCTCATTGCTTATGCAGATAATGATGCACTGTTGACATAGGTTTCATATAGCGTCAACCTAAGACGCAGTTCATTCTGAAAGCATTCTGAAAGCACAGTCATTTTGTGAGGTTCAAGACAACAAGATTTCCTCGAGATTTTATTGCAGGTGTGGCCACGAAGGTGAATGATTTTCCTAGTCCTGCAGTTGAATCACTGTAACTTCTGATGATCAGACTTAGTGCGCATGCTTTTTTCTTGAGTGGACTAACATGAGTCTCGcatcttattttatattatttcttattgattttacttggtttttttatcttctaaGCACCCAATGCACGGAAGAAAACTGCGACGCTATAAAtacactgtaaaagaaaactaacaaaggaataaaaatagcataaattaaaaatataagataaaaaaccaagtaaaataaataagaaataatataaaatgcttaatttaaagctggaaaatacaacagtgcattttgggcgcTGCCTGACAAGAAAGGAACCTTACtggctccaggagcaagagcccgtgccagcacaaggctggcttaatcttaaacaacaaacaaggaagggcgaaaggaatattggtccctcccttaatctgttaatcgcactctgtatatccctttcaactttctcttctcgaacaagTGACGCTGCgggaaattttgttttcagacacgaggttgtgaagagCCTAAGCCTGGCTGGAGGCAGAATAGCGCCGGGGAGACAGAGTAAGAGAAAGGACATTTGGTATGAACACCTGGATtgtgagtcataaatgatgcacaCGCATATGGGATGGTAGCCTATGTCAGGGAGAAACTAACCTGTTAACTAGCAAAATGAGAGTAACCCCTAGGAAACACCACCGACTGACCATACCTAAATTAGAGTTATTAGCCTTGTTATTAGGAATTAAGTTAGGTAgaagtttgaagaatttgttaaAAGTCAGTACAGTTGTAATTTGAACTGACAGTAAGGTCGCTATAGCCTGGGTAAATAGCAAAGAGGAGAATGGGAATGTATTTATAGCTAATAGGATAGGAGAAGCTAACTCTGTTTTACAGAAGTGTGAGATGATTCTAAAGCATGTGCCGACCAAAAGTAATCCAATAGACCTTCTGTCCTGAGGGACTAGTATGAGAGAGCTGACAGCCAGCCAATTGTGGCACCAAGGACCCTAGTTTCTTCATGTTGAAGGTCCTGCAAATCCCCACAGATACTAGATGAAGCCTCGCTCAGCCAGGCTAATAAGTAAGTTGTTGCCGCCCTCCGTGAACTACAGGAAGAAGTAGCCATGATACAACCTGCAGACGTCTGGCCTATAATGGAGAGTATTGTTGAGCTTAGCATTTTGATgggtattatgaaaaatatagtgaaatttttaaaaagtagtgCTAATCCATTTTTGAAACTTGTCCATTTGGAACAAAGCCATAATTGCCTTCAGTTTATAGTTATTTGGAAAAGGGATTTAAAGTACAcaatgatataattaattttgtgaacCAGTTGGGGTTAGTTTTGATTGAGGGTATAATATACTCAAGAAATAAATTAGAGAATGCTGTAAGAAATAGAGATCATTTAATCTTGTTACCTGCAAAAGGGAAATGAGTACAATCATGCCTGAGACACTTGCACACCCTAAACATGCATTGTGGTGTGAATTCGCTAATAGCCATTTTTCGCCAGGAATGTTGGATTCCGCGATTGAGATGCTTGGCGAAAAAGGTGGTAGGTGGATGTGTAGCTTGTATTAAAGCCTTCAAGCCCCCTCTACATCCCCCCGCCACTCCTCATTGCACGAACTCGGATGTGACGTCCATTTGCTTGGATTGATCTTGACCACACTGGGCCTATCCAGGTAGAAGGAGGGATAGGCTACGTCCTATTGGTAACCTGCATGAGCAGGCGAGCCATCTGCTGAGATTTCTGTTCGACCCTCAATGCTGCCACATTCATCTTGATGTTCAGGAGACTTGTTGTGATGCATGGGACTTCCTGTAGTATCTACAGCGACAATCATCAGACCTTCCATGCCTCCAGCACGTTCCTACAAGACATCTTCGACGAAGGCGAAACTTGACAGTTCCTGTGTGAGCGTAGGATACAGTGGCATTTCCAGACTCCATGATCTCCATGGAAGGGAGGATTCTTCGAGCACCTAATTGGGTTGTGAAACACACCCTTGAAGTATCTTTCAGGCGCAAAATCTTCAATGAGGAACAGGTCCGTACATTAGTCAAGGAGGCAGAAGCAGTTTTAAATAATAGGCCACTTATGTATACCGGCAGTAGCCGGGAAGAAGGAGTTCTTACGCCTTCTCAACTGACTCGAGGGTCCATGGTCCGACTGATGTCACTTGTTGTGCTACATGAAAATATGTGTTGCACGTTGACGACAAAGCAGATGTGTAATCAGTACTTCCGCCTCACCAACAACCTGCGAATGTTTCGACATCGGTGGCAGACAGAGTACTCTAGTTCATTGCAGGAGAGGCGTGACTTCCGTGTGGGAGCTAAATCTTCACTGAGTGTTGGAGACATTGACATTGTGTTAGTGAAACTCGACCATAGAAAACGGAGTTACTGGCCATTGGGTAGAATTGTTGCCATCTATCCAGGTGACGATGGTGTCATACGCTCTGTTAGTGTACTCTACGAAGGGGAAAAAACTTTGCGACCAGTTGAACACATCATTCCCCTTGAAATGAGTGCGTGCGGGGATAGTGAGGGTGAAGAATATGACAAAGATAATGAACACATCGATGAAGTGAATGCGAAAGAGGACACCGCACAGTGTGAGAATTGACGAAGGAGAATTGGTTTGCATTGCTAATTTCAGGTCTGCAACCTAGTCTAATGGGTATGCAGCATAATCCTTACCCATGAAACCTTCCCTCCCAGCCTCTAGGATTGTACCCTAAGACTAATGGCTGCTTCAAATATTGGTATGCTGTCACTGCCATCAGTCTTCATCCAAGTCGTAATGGATGGGTATTGTAATCACAGTTCAATAAAGATTTAATTTGGATGCCCGAATTTGACATAATGCAGACGCTTTGGGCATGGGTGCCTCAGCTCAGTCTTGTTTTGAAAACAACATTCCATTATTtagtaaagggaaaaaaagagccaagaaataattttagttccatATGGGTTCATACATGTAATCCATGGTTTTGTCAAAGAAAGTGTTATGATAGGCTGGATAGTAtggaagaataaaacaaagtttgTACGTTATTAGTGTTAGACACCACGGAACAGAATATGCACAACTTTTATGGTTTCATAATTGGAGGCTTGAAGTTTACAATGATGCTATTGAGGATTTAGGATTAATTGCCTGAATTAAGAAAGTGTATAGCATTTCGCTAGAAAATCAGCAGCATAGATAATTCGACTCCGAAAACTTGTAGTAAAAATGCCAGTTTGAAAACAACATTCTCCTCAGCTGTTTTGTCGTGTAGCTACGTAACATTGGTATGGTGCACCCAATCCATTAGTAAGCgatgttcatgtttttacaaaaGCTGACTTGTTATGTTTTCACAAAAGCTTATTTGTTAAGAGTTGGGTGCTCTTAGACAATCGCAAGTAATAGGCAGAGAGTTTTTGGGCTATTTTAGGTCCGCCGATTTGTTTGCCAAAATGTGAGCGGTTTGCTCATGACGTCACGCGAAAGAACGAGTGTTGCCATAtttcctatgtcgttgccagttTCCTTTTATGTTAATTGTTTCTTCACAGGAAaggtagtaaaatataaaattccttaaaaacaacaacaaaatttattcagTAGTGACATATATTCCataaaacaaattcagaaaaaaaataattcctaatcttctgaaaatgttttattatattgcacgatttactttttttttttcatccatctcGGTTTTCATGTTTAGGTATCTCATCCTAACAAATAATGGGAactttgcaaaaaattaaatttcatcattGTTAACATCAACACCTGTTGATTTCATTTCAGAAGCAAGCATTTTTATACATTGTTTCCTGTCCCTGAGACTTTCTCCATGAGTGCCTTTGAAGACATCTCTCAAAGTTTCATTGTGAGAATAAATTCTCTGACGGCACATAGGGTTGACATTAATTTTATTGATCCTGAAACATTGGTCACTCTTGACTGTAAGTCGCCTTTTGGCCGAAATGAGGATACCGCACAAATTTTCAACTATGTAGCCACCTGTATATATCGCAAAGAATAATTTTCCTACATTACATCACATATCGAATCTGAGTTATTTGGATCTACTGACAAACTGGCCATGTCCTCTGGAGTTTTTTCTGTATTGTCGTTCTCAAATTCTAGATccaagtcatttttaaatatgttgcTAGTTAGGCAAATTTCTAATGCAAGTTCACGCTCTTAGGATTTGTCTTTTCTTAAAGCATTCGTCGTTTCTTTTATCGCTGATTAGTGCAACGTTCTTAACGAGAGGCAGCTTTTTAATCCTATATTTATAGTTAATAGCGCTTGGGTGATCATGCCGTCCACTCATCTGTCTGTAACCAAAAAATTTCTAGTGGGTCCTGATTcaattttcgtatatatattatatatatatatatatatatatatatatatatatatatatatatatatatatatatatatatatatatatatatatatatattcattataatttctgaCTTAACATTTCATATAGACCCACTAGTACGTGACCCGATAAGATCACTGGCTTTTGGAAATTAATGTGTGCCTGATTTTGCGTTGCATAATCTCATTTTTGTCAGTgcattgataactttatatagAAGAGTGTTCTGGCTATCTAAGTCAGTCCATAAGCATCCTTGACTTTACATTTCCAGTAATGCATGATGAATTCATGAGATAAAACCAGTCATTTATCATAGAGATAAATTCTGTAGTAACCTTCCAGATACTGGTTCCCAACAGTCCCCCCTCTCTCCTAAATATTCAATAGACTTAGCAAGGATATTTGACATCAGCTGCACAGCACATTTACCCGctgaagttcagttttttttaagtttacatgAATTTCACTAATCTTGTGATCTAACTATATTCTGTGTGCGCCTTATTTAACATTTCCCTCATACAAGAATCAGAAATCAGTGTTCAATCGTCAAAACAAAACCCCTTAGTTATAAAATgatttcttatcagttttatcGTATGTGGAGCATCGGCAAATACGAATATTTTCCTTAACatgacatggattttttttattgcaactttCTTTGATTTCATTGGGTCTGTCCCAAAAGCCTTCCATAATTTAAGATTGTTCGTCCCTGGATCAAGAACAGTTGCAGTTACAAGGTAGCCTGCCTGCATTCTCTACTTTCACAATCATTCCTGTCACCATCTCATGGACACATGATtcgtcaaaatcataaaagatggGCTGTCTCCATTTAGCAGTCAGACCTCTCAACATGATAACCTGAACCTTTccataaagtttatttaatcTGTATTTGTTCCCGTATCATAGTTCTAGTGCTTTGCAATGTTCGTTTCATCAAAAGATATTACGGCTGGCGTCTCTTCTACAGTAAAAGTTTCAGCTGTGGTTTTCATGAATGGCAAAACTGATGTCTATATACCTGGCTCACAAGGAAAACTTCTAGTTCTCTTTCACGTGACGTCATGACTCCTAAGTCCTCTTTCACGTGACGTCATGACTCCTACTGCAGGCCAGGATTAATAGCGTACACTGCGGCCCTGCGTGTCGCCAGACCTTATGTGCCTAGACCGTGGGTGATGCAATAATTATGTCAGTTTATGCAATAACACCGCTGGGTCAATAACACCGCTGGGTGAGAGAGAAATGCCCGACCAGGTCCAATCTGCGCATGAGCTAGATTACCGCAGGACCCGATCCTTTTGTTGTGGTTTGCAATTGGAAAGAATTCACGCGTAGGCTATACTGTACCGTTCGTTTGTTGTCCTCGAGGCTCTGAACCCCCAACCTTGAAAACATATACTGTAACATTTAATCTCAGTACACTTAAACTGATCGACCAATGACTTTCATCTAAGAAACACAGCAGCTGCTTTGACGTAAAAAATATGTCCGAGTTACATCCCGGAAGATGAgacataaaattatgaataatctaAATTAAAGACGTCGTGCTTGAATGGAATTTTACTCGTACAATAGTTGCCCATAAAGACTGATGGGAACCGTTTTCTATCAcggcaaaatattcattttctttattaacgaAATAGCCTATTTTTGAATGCCTCCAAATCCGCAGCCATTCGGTAAAAGCTTTTATCATTCACCGTATGCATATTTTCGTTCATCAAAGAGTTCTCTCCCCTCTGACcactttttccattataaaatctACGCGAAGGGCAAACAGcgaaggtgaaataacattcccttgcaGCAGCCCactgtttactgcaaattcactttaaAAGACCCCTTTagcattaactttgcatctacatCATTCATGGGTTatttcagttagctttacatTTTTAGTGATGCAAGGCCTTCCATTATATTGGTCTGCAGATGCCGTCAAATGTCTTCTCATAATCAACACAAGCTatcagaaggggatttttaaattccatacgtTGCTGCACAGTATGTCATAGCGCAACTGTTTGATATTTGCAGCTCTTGCCTTCCTTAAAACCagctttttttatctctttatccaTGTCAAGTCTACCGTGAAAAAGCATAGTGAATAGTTTCATTACACCCAATGTAAGTTAAGTGCCTTTATAGTTATCACAATTTGTCAGgtcacctttttattttatacattatccTTGCCTTCCAATTGACAATTACCAGATTACTGTGTGACCCATAGAATGACAGTACCAGAGGTCGAGTTAGGATagatacgattattattattattattattattattattattattattattattattattattattattatttgcctgaTTCAGTAAATCTAAAACTActgattcatttcatttttcatctgagGTTACTTGAGTGTAAAATGGAACTTAGCTAGTTAAGTAATAACTACAAACTATTCCAGTGTTATGTTCATAGCCTAGATAGGTAGGCTATGCCTCAGTAACTCGGAAAACCAACGTTTCAAAAATTGGCGAAGGCAGAATTGTGTTGACAgcaaaaagttaaattttgtattcagtgtcTCCTCTTGtcccttttgtgtgtgtttgtgaagtatTTCATCAAAGAAAGTTAAAAGTCAATCATTTGTGTAGTATTTTAATACCTATAGTTGAAGAGTCAAGgtgtaaagttttaatctgaaAAAGGTCAAgtgatataatttttgtcataaataGTAAACCAAGAAGTTTGTTCTTCTCAGTTAAGTCTTGTCaagttattttacttaaataagaGGTCAAACAATAAAAGTCCTGTAAGTAACCTACGATCAACTTCTTACGTCCATTAGTTGTCGCATCACATTTTTCCGCTGCCACTGCTGATGTTCTGGGATCGGTCCTTGTGTTTGTGGTCACTGTATGATCCTTGTAGGTGTGCACCTACCTTAGTTTTATTCTACTGTGTATTTCAGTTAGTTTGAGTCACCGTTTTTTGCCagtatctttcaaaccaatcgattCATTGGTGTGGTACTTTGAAACAGCTTCTTGACACCCTCCcctaaattttgataaaaaattccatgtccaaacacatattttaaaggcactttactcttgaattttaggacacaccaaacctagccagtcaagatttacgaattcattcaGATAAGCACTCTTGTGGTACTTATCCATCCCAACACCTACCCgacccttcctcattcttttcattcattccccactctctctctctctctctctctctctctctctctctctctctctctctctctctctctctctctgtgtgtgtgtcttcacaATATTTGTtgtgtaatggaatgttttcaggcgCAAGTTAGCATCGCAATTTTTCAACTAagcaatgtaggatgaaatgagctgACGACCTGAATgattatacagaatttagggttTCCGAaatttgatgaatgaaatgtcagATTAAACGACAGGTTTATCACTTGTGTATCCAGTAACTTCGCCTttcagagttatggcttacatgctgaaatgtccccgtggatgcagaaatgcatttgctatacATCTTGTAGTTTACAGCCAGGAGAAAGCtgcccaaaaattaagaataaatctcaATAGGTAAgatattgtttatggttatatttcacggtcatatatataagggaaagataaaacagATTCATTGACATACATCTATGATATCATGTACAGTCTCTAGTGGTTATgaactgttctgtgattttaaccccttattttttttattatatgtagaacagggaatttagaataaacatgaaataacttttcatcacaaaattatgcacacaaaataaaaacaatcacatttaTGAAGAAAGTAACATATGAGAGAAAAGTTGGGggtagtgaggaatttactaAAAGTAGATACTCAGGACATGCTCAGTAGTACCCAAGCTCTTATGTCCGGaagcgttaatcagtttgctggctaccccatcaaattcaagagtaaagcgcctgaaaaaaactgaatttggaaattgaatttattaccaaaaactaggggagggtgtgaaacacttgcaaagtaacacaccgaTCCATCAAGTAATTTggaagatattggcaaaaaacaatgactcaaacttcctgaaatacatagtattagtttcctttattttctttgttcaatCACTCACTTGACAATTGATAGGCATGAAGCCTTGCTTTATCATTTGGGTTAGAAAGTTTCTTCACCCCCATTTCTGTCTTTTCTCATTCCTTCTTACTATCTTGGATTGGAGTTATAGCCCATGCAATTATACTTTCTTGTAATACTTAGCCTTCATGCTATTTTGTGCATTCACTGAGAGTTTGTTGTTGATCCATGGTAGACCTTTTCACTAACCATCTTTCTCATGGGAATATCTGGCAGTTTATTACCCCATCCCCCATTTTGAtcaatattgaaatttattcacATCTTTCATTGTTCAAATTTCCCACTGTCTGTTATGAGTAacatttcttgtttttgcatcttaGGTGCATTTGGCAGCAAGACTTGTAAGGGTCTCTCTTCGTCAGTAAGGAATCCTGctatggaggtgggaagaattgGCTTCAGCATGCGTCGGCAGGCTTCTTTTTCCTCTacagtctggtctctttcaggggtAAGGGACTCATAGTTTTCACCGACGCCATTACAGAATGCTGAAGTCGACTCTCCCACCCCCAACATGGGGTCATAGGCTTCCAGTAGCTCCATCTTCTCCCCTCGGTGTAGGGCAAGCTGCTGAGTGAGGTGTTGTTTAAAAGTACCCCAGTCTGCTGAATAACTGACGTCCCACCTCCTGATTTGTCGTGCTGCATTCCCGGTCACTTTTTGGTTTGTATGCACAATTTTTTCACTATCTGTCCAGCCAACTGTGGCATTTTCAATACACTCTACGAAGGTCTCGGTGAAAAAGAAACTCACCAGTGCGTGAGTTGTCAAACTCATGCACTGAACCATCTAAcactgccagtttttttttttttttttttctcaactgaTTGCGTTTGTGGGGACAAAGCAACGTCGGCCGAAATTGTGGGTAGGTCAACGGGCTTTTTAttgtgtatttcatttgttaatttgtgcaactcttaATGTGTGTTGGGTAGTCGTTAACAGCTCATTCACACTGTCCTCTTccttggcactgttattgttagcTTTGGTACTACTAGTACTGCCGTCATGCGCCGATTTTCTTCAAGTTTGCActgtttatttcaccttcacaattacgCTGTTAATTATTATGTGCTGGCAAGACCCCACGACCGACGCCAAAAATATGTCCTGATTCTCGGTCGTATAAAGGTTATACCAGTACAAGTGAAACgcataagatacaattaacacatgcATTTtacttaatagttacacagggccctgttgctaatattacagtacttaattatgcaattatagtcggaaggtactctgtcTTATAGACGCGCCCCAACCCATCGACCTCTAATCCCCTACTgtttattaacttttcaaactaaacttgcttaggtcatagacctcagctgattggtctcctataatcgaaaggaactaataagggtcttcgatgtatggcattcatttgaattgcccatgccaaaccccaacgatcgtatggcgtttGATGAATCATTAGGGCCAGATTAAGCTGGTGGGAGGCCTGGGGCCCACTCTGGTGGGAGGCCCCCTTTCCAACTCCTATTGCATACACTACAAACTGTAgtctatatataaactgtattatAAACTACAGtctatatacaaactatattattaaattaaaatgtattgtttttattggtggGAGGCCCCCTCTTGGTGGGTGGCCCAGGCCCCTGGCCCCCCCCCCATTAATCCGGCCCTGtgaatcagcagtatctgttcgttactctctgatcccaaatgcatatacaaacaactagcagattttctgttacctctcagacatgaatttctatacaAATCAGTCCCCCTTGCATTGTGCTAGACCCTGAAATTCGTCGGTAACTTCACTGAACATATCCTGATGTTACTCCTTGAGCCGTCAGGATTCCATGTAATAGTTAGACTGCGTTTCAGTTCACCCAGTGATCGTGTTCCTTCTCAATACATTACAGAAGGGGTGTGGGAAGGCTGTATCCTTCTGTACCCCTAAGTCCATCAATCAAACCTTCTAGTTGGTTTTATTTGCCTCATTATTAACTGAGTGGCACTCTTAAATTTGtctgttgttaatt
Protein-coding sequences here:
- the LOC136854351 gene encoding uncharacterized protein, with amino-acid sequence MISMEGRILRAPNWVVKHTLEVSFRRKIFNEEQVRTLVKEAEAVLNNRPLMYTGSSREEGVLTPSQLTRGSMVRLMSLVVLHENMCCTLTTKQMCNQYFRLTNNLRMFRHRWQTEYSSSLQERRDFRVGAKSSLSVGDIDIVLVKLDHRKRSYWPLGRIVAIYPGDDGVIRSVSVLYEGEKTLRPVEHIIPLEMSACGDSEGEEYDKDNEHIDEVNAKEDTAQCEN